The following proteins are encoded in a genomic region of Diabrotica virgifera virgifera chromosome 1, PGI_DIABVI_V3a:
- the LOC126879131 gene encoding uncharacterized protein LOC126879131: protein MTSIENLLLNLLESESEDEDLMIMCNVIENEKRGKKRKRNMYLKRRETHGEYKLSTELPDNVFKESFRLNRSQFSEVHGIIRDDIVGRECNAQKPIGSEEKLAVCLRYLSMGDTFKTIALSYRMGERTVSNIVQQVCEAIWRRLQPIYMPQPTKEIWKSIAGDYERKWQFYNCLGAIDGKHISIRKPLKSGSSFFNYKKNFSVVLLATVDANYRFTTVDVGSMGRFSDGNIFANSPLGKLLSSGSMDLPEPKSLPGQDTLTPYVFIGDEAFPLMPHLMRPYPKVRVTNNYENKVFNYRLSRGRQTVECAFGILAARFRVYKRPFECKLETIDKVVLATIVLHNYLRTQTISSANLQGEDSEITVATLDNNQLASLPRNRSRCCNEAFFIRQTFTDCFNSANGSVDWQRRAVERGQF from the exons ATGACTTCAATAGAGAATCTGTTGTTGAATTTACTGGAATCTGAATCAGAAGATGAAGACCTTATGATTATGTGTAATGTAATTGAAAATGAAAAACGAGGGAAAAAAAGGAAgagaaatatgtatttaaaaagaAGAGAAACCCATGGAGAGTATAAGTTATCTACGGAACTTCCCGACAACGTTTTTAAGGAATCTTTTCGCCTCAATCGAAGCCAGTTCTCTGAGGTTCATGGTATAATCCGGGATGATATAGTAGGGAGAGAATGCAATGCTCAAAAACCTATTGGCAGTGAAGAAAAATTGGCCGTATGCCTCAG ATATTTGTCCATGGGTGACACATTTAAAACTATAGCATTAAGCTATAGGATGGGGGAGAGAACTGTATCaaatattgtacaacaagtgtgTGAAGCCATTTGGAGACGTTTGCAACCAATTTACATGCCTCAGCCAACGAAGGAAATTTGGAAGAGCATTGCAGGAGATTATGAAAGGAAGTGGCAGTTTTATAACTGCCTTGGAGCTATTGATGGGAAGCATATTTCCATTCGGAAGCCACTTAAAAGTGGGTCTTCATTTTTTaactacaaaaaaaatttttcagtaGTTCTATTGGCAACTGTTGACGCTAATTACCGGTTTACAACTGTCGACGTCGGTTCCATGGGAAGATTTAGTGATGGAAACATTTTTGCCAACTCTCCGTTAGGAAAGTTGCTGTCCAGTGGGTCAATGGATTTACCTGAACCAAAAAGTTTACCAGGACAAGACACCCTAACGCCTTACGTATTTATTGGTGACGAAGCGTTTCCGTTAATGCCTCATTTGATGCGGCCATATCCTAAAGTCAGAGTCACCAATAATTatgaaaataaagtttttaattatAGACTATCTCGAGGGCGACAAACCGTAGAATGTGCGTTTGGTATACTGGCGGCTAGATTTCGTGTGTACAAGAGACCGTTTGAGTGTAAATTGGAAACCATTGATAAAGTAGTGCTAGCTACCATTGTGCTTCATAATTATTTGAGAACTCAGACTATTTCCAGTGCTAATTTGCAGGGGGAAGACAGTGAAATCACTGTAGCGACACTTGACAACAATCAACTTGCTTCCTTACCAAGGAACCGGAGCAGATGTTGTAACGAAGCATTTTTCATCAGACAGACGTTTACCGATTGTTTCAATTCTGCTAATGGGTCAGTTGATTGGCAACGTAGAGCGGTTGAGAGAGGACAATTTTGa